From Theileria annulata chromosome 1, complete sequence, *** SEQUENCING IN PROGRESS ***, one genomic window encodes:
- a CDS encoding uncharacterized protein (SMART SANT (SM00213) at aa 19-30, E()=3.50e-09), translated as MSEKNSSTTPKITKYDDDFKTGKFTKEESDKIKKAVDDFISENYNCPREAALKRLIRKRGNVPSPLIYIAQETLPNRHPRSVYNFFRRHILYNKTGKWTNEELFALLKTYFLNEESGINSWKSVTKQLKRSPEQIHDKFREIKHYISKFRSVVQNSELSEADKISRIGKMTKGTTKGSTKKGSKASLDVTPDFQQKLYDLVREIMSKDTNLSLENVPWARVQSNFPQHSITRLRIHFNMTILPKVYSTLYPGFNPTMVSRICFRWMRKLLKRPNSSNLKFLSEVDFKSKFPQVPLMYIRYCIRRTLIRMVRKFKFQVMNQETLSESVGNLDLEVLQKIPSDSVEGIFSRREFNLLVKFTYTDLEVKRWKKHDKEILKKIKNDILPLCKLC; from the coding sequence ATCTGATAAAATCAAGAAAGCTGTTGATGATTTCATTTCCGAGAACTACAACTGTCCCAGGGAGGCAGCCCTGAAGAGGCTGATAAGAAAAAGAGGGAATGTACCTTCACCACTTATTTACATAGCCCAAGAAACTCTACCAAACCGACATCCTAGATCTGTTTACAACTTCTTCAGAAGGCATATTCTCTACAACAAGACTGGGAAGTGGACCAATGAGGAGTTGTTCGCCCTTCTCAAGACTTATTTTCTGAATGAAGAGTCTGGAATTAATTCTTGGAAGTCAGTAACTAAACAATTAAAGAGGAGCCCAGAGCAAATCCATGACAAATTTCGCGAGATCAAACATTATATCAGCAAGTTTAGGTCTGTTGTTCAGAATTCTGAACTTTCGGAAGCTGATAAGATTTCTAGGATAGGGAAAATGACCAAAGGAACCACAAAAGGCTCGACAAAGAAGGGGAGTAAGGCTTCTCTGGATGTGACGCCGGATTTTCAGCAGAAACTTTACGACCTCGTAAGGGAGATTATGAGCAAGGATACGAATTTGTCACTGGAAAACGTCCCCTGGGCCAGAGTTCAGAGCAATTTCCCACAACACTCTATCACTAGGCTCAGAATACACTTCAATATGACTATTTTGCCTAAGGTCTACTCCACACTTTACCCAGGTTTCAATCCTACGATGGTTTCCCGGATATGTTTCAGATGGATGCGTAAGCTCCTAAAGAGACCTAATTCCAGCAACTTAAAGTTTCTCAGCGAGGTTGACTTTAAGAGCAAGTTCCCTCAAGTCCCTCTCATGTACATTAGATACTGCATCAGGAGAACCCTGATTCGCATGGTTCGCAAGTTCAAGTTCCAAGTTATGAACCAAGAAACACTCAGTGAGAGTGTCGGAAATCTTGACCTCGAAgtattacaaaaaatacCTTCCGATTCTGTGGAAGGGATTTTCTCAAGAAGGGAGTTTAATTTACTCGTTAAGTTCACGTACACTGACTTGGAGGTCAAGCGGTGGAAAAAACACGACAaggaaattttaaaaaaaatcaaaaatgatattttgCCCTTGTGCAAATTATGTTGA